The following are encoded in a window of Halosimplex halophilum genomic DNA:
- a CDS encoding PHP domain-containing protein, whose protein sequence is MRADLHAHTTYSDGSPLPEMCRAAEAAGLDAVGFTDHCIVVDDDFGRRERYRLVETYERRREAIERFRPRTDLTVYDAAEVSYVADAEAETAEFLAAAGFDYTIGSVHFAGEYDYTTAAGYADASEAERRAAVERYYDAVVAAVESGLFDVLGHLDLPERMAALRGHARREDYERVAAALSDSSTVPEINAGRVHDSLGRVHPDPAMLDCFRDRGVRFVLGTDSHSPAEVERRVPALREVVDEHGVPLAEFEPAAVVR, encoded by the coding sequence CCGACCTGCACGCCCACACCACCTACTCCGACGGGTCGCCGCTCCCCGAGATGTGCCGCGCCGCCGAGGCGGCGGGCCTGGACGCCGTGGGCTTCACCGACCACTGCATCGTCGTCGACGACGACTTCGGCCGCCGGGAGCGCTACCGCCTCGTCGAGACCTACGAGCGCCGCCGCGAGGCGATCGAGCGGTTCCGCCCGCGGACCGACCTCACGGTCTACGACGCCGCCGAGGTGAGCTACGTCGCCGACGCGGAAGCCGAGACCGCGGAGTTCCTCGCCGCCGCCGGCTTCGACTACACCATCGGGAGCGTCCACTTCGCCGGCGAGTACGACTACACGACCGCCGCGGGGTACGCCGACGCGAGCGAGGCGGAACGGCGGGCCGCCGTCGAGCGCTACTACGACGCCGTCGTCGCGGCCGTCGAGTCGGGCCTGTTCGACGTGCTCGGTCACCTCGACCTGCCCGAGCGGATGGCGGCCCTCCGCGGCCACGCCCGCCGCGAGGACTACGAGCGGGTCGCCGCGGCGCTTTCCGACTCGTCGACCGTCCCGGAGATCAACGCCGGCCGGGTCCACGACTCGCTGGGGCGCGTGCACCCGGACCCCGCGATGCTCGACTGTTTCCGCGACCGTGGCGTGCGGTTCGTGCTCGGCACCGACAGCCACTCGCCCGCCGAGGTCGAGCGCCGCGTCCCCGCGCTCCGCGAGGTCGTCGACGAGCACGGGGTCCCGCTGGCCGAGTTCGAGCCGGCGGCGGTCGTACGGTAG